A stretch of Oreochromis aureus strain Israel breed Guangdong linkage group 11, ZZ_aureus, whole genome shotgun sequence DNA encodes these proteins:
- the stx17 gene encoding syntaxin-17 yields the protein MAEEGNKLTLRRLEAPIHKFIKVALPTDLERLQKHHNNILKYQHTQQWDRLHQEHINASRTVQQLRANMKEMEKLCARVRAEDADALETLIKPVRDRASAAAQDFLRLHSNPEPQPAPTPPPATHPSSCAFSSCHTDDNADDVPGFGRQSQLQLPEIPPDQRAAESWDNLEEDLKELSGLVTEFSILVHSQQEKIDSIEDNVNTAAANVEEGTKSLGKAVGYKLAVLPVAGALLGGVLGGPLGLLAGFKAAGVAAALGGGALGFAGGNMVQKHRRAKVDLQMKQLTATPSPPPSPPPTDEPEARKDK from the exons ATGGCAGAGGAAGGCAACAAGCTGACACTGAGGCGCCTGGAGGCACCGATCCACAAGTTCATTAAAGTGGCTCTGCCCACAGACCTGGAGAGACTGCAGAAACACCATAACAACATACTGAAG TACCAGCATACCCAGCAATGGGATCGCCTTCATCAGGAGCATATTAACGCCAGCAGAACTGTTCAG CAGCTGAGAGCCAACATGAAAGAGATGGAGAAGCTCTGCGCTCGGGTCCGAGCTGAAGACGCCGATGCTCTGGAAACGCTCATCAAACCGGTCAGAGACAGGGCGTCAGCCGCCGCACAGGACTTCCTCCGTTTGCACTCTAACCCCGAGCCTCAGCCCGCTCCAACGCCACCACCTGCCACTCATCCATCCAGCTGTGCATTCAGTAGCTGCCACACTGATGACAATGCGGACGACGTACCAGGATTTGGCAGGCAAAGCCAGCTCCAGCTTCCAGAAATCCCTCCTGATCAGAGAGCAGCTGAGTCCTGGGATAACCTGGAAGAG gATCTGAAGGAGCTGAGCGGTTTGGTGACAGAGTTTTCTATCCTCGTCCAC TCCCAGCAGGAGAAGATTGACAGCATAGAGGACAACGTCAACACAGCCGCTGCCAACGTGGAGGAGGGGACCAAGAGCCTGGGGAAG GCAGTTGGCTACAAGTTGGCGGTGTTGCCGGTTGCTGGGGCGCTGCTGGGCGGTGTATTAGGAGGCCCACTTGGCCTGCTGGCTGGCTTTAAAGCTGCGGGGGTGGCTGCCGCTCTGGGAGGCGGCGCCCTGGGGTTTGCTGGTGGCAACATGGTCCAGAAGCACCGCCGAGCCAAAGTGGATCTACAGATGAAACAGCTGACGGCAACACCATCACCACCGCCATCGCCGCCACCAACAGATGAACCAGAGGCGAGGAAGGACAAATGA
- the erp44 gene encoding endoplasmic reticulum resident protein 44: protein MHHTMKLLALPPSVDVRFVTAVLLVMGLSTPGQAEIISLDSSNIDDVLNNAGVALVNFYADWCRFSQMLHPIFEEASNIVREEFPDTKQVVFARVDCDQHSDIAQRYRITKYPTLKLFRNGMMMKREYRGQRSVTAIADFIRQQQVDPVKELSSVEEINSVDRSKRNIIGFFENKDSDTYRAFEKVANILRDDCTFLAAFGEVSKSERFSGDNVVYKPVGEGIPDMVYLGSLTNFDLTYAWTQDKCVPLVREITFENGEELTEEGIPFLILFHLKEDTESLEKFQHEVARQLISEKGSINFLHADCDKFRHPLLHIQKTPADCPVIAIDSFRHMYVFPDFKDLNVPGKLRQFVLDLHSGKLHREFHHGPDPTDSTPGQEETGGEAASSPPESSFQKLAPSETRYTILRRDRDEL from the exons ATGCACCATACAATGAAACTGTTAGCACTACCTCCCTCTGTGGATGTCCGCTTTGTCACGGCTGTACTGCTG gTGATGGGCCTCTCTACTCCCGGACAGGCAGAAATCATCAGTCTGGACTCGAGCAACATTGACGACGTCCTAA ATAATGCTGGGGTGGCATTAGTGAATTTTTACGCAGACTG GTGTAGATTCAGTCAAATGCTCCATCCAATTTTTGAGGAGGCATCTAATATAGTGAGGGAGGAGTTCCCTGATACAAAGCAGGTGGTGTTTGCTCGCGTCGACTGTGACCAGCATT CGGACATAGCTCAGCGCTACCGCATCACTAAGTATCCAACACTGAAGCTGTTCCGCAATGGGATGATGATGAAGAGGGAATacaggggtcagaggtcagtgacGGCCATCGCTGACTTCATCCGCCAGCAGCAGGTCGACCCAGTGAAAGAGCTGTCCTCAGTGGAGGAGATTAAttctgtggat AGGAGCAAGAGAAACATCATTGGTTTCTTTGAAAACAAGGACTCTGACACCTATCGAGCATTTGAGAAAGTTGCCAACATCCTTCGAGATGACTGCACATTCTTGGCCGCCTTCGG TGAGGTGTCTAAGTCCGAGCGCTTCAGTGGAGACAATGTGGTCTACAAACCTGTGGGCGAGGGCATTCCTGACATGGTTTACCTCGGCTCACTCACCAACTTTGACCTGACCTACGCCTGGACCCAGGACAAGTGTGTGCCTCTGGTTAGGGAGATCACCTTTGAAAATGGAGAG gAGCTGACTGAAGAAGGAATCCCTTTCCTCATCTTGTTCCATCTTAAAGAAGACACAGAGAGCTTAGAGAAGTTCCAGCATGAAGTGGCTCGCCAGCTCATcagtgagaaag GGTCAATAAACTTCCTTCATGCGGACTGCGATAAGTTCCGCCATCCTCTGCTCCATATCCAGAAAACTCCAGCTGACTGTCCCGTCATCGCCATAGACTCATTCAGACACATGTATGTCTTCCCCGACTTCAAAGACCTCAA tgTCCCTGGCAAACTGAGACAGTTTGTTTTGGACCTTCACTCCGGTAAGCTTCACCGAGAGTTCCACCACGGGCCCGACCCCACGGACAGCACGCCTGGACAG GAGGAGACAGGCGGAGAAGCAGCCAGCAGTCCTCCAGAGAGCTCATTCCAGAAGCTAGCACCCAGCGAGACACGCTACACCATCCTCAGACGAGACCGCGACGAGCTGTGA